From the genome of Setaria viridis chromosome 1, Setaria_viridis_v4.0, whole genome shotgun sequence:
ATGTTCTCTTCCCACCAAAAGTGAgcattggtggtggtggtggtggccatggtACTTTGTCTTCTGCTGTATAAATGCATACAGCACACCCCTAATATAGTTACACATAATGTCTATTGTCCTTAAGCAAATAGCAAGGTCCAGCTAAACCAGGAAGTCAGCTGTGTCATTCCTGTTTTTCTGCTGTGAACAAACCAGTTAAAGATCTGTTGGGGTATACTTGCAGGAGCAACAGAACTGGATCCGCTATGGCCCGAGGTTAGTTGGTCTGCCGTCATCTTGTTTTCCCTCAATTATTCTATTTATGGCTTTCTGCCCCTGGTTTGGTCCCTGGAACAAAGAAAGCATTATTTAATATTTACATTTGATGTTCCCTGACTTCATGAATGATATGTTCTGCATCTGATGATTTTACAGGCTTGGGTCACACTTGGTAGAGCACAGTTAAATTTTGGGGAGCCAGATTCAGCAATACTATCATTTGACAAGGCACTAGCAATCAAGGTAATTCCATTTTTGGTGCTGCGCAGAGATTGCCGTATCGTTAGCCATCATATGTGAGCTGCTCTTCTTTGCCTAACTGATCTGCTGGACGCTTTGCACAGCCCGACCACGATGACGCGAAAGCCGACCGTGAAACTGCAGCTCGCCTTGTCAAGAAGCGAGGGCAGCTGCACTCATCAGGTCTAAGCGCTAACAAAAGGCGGTTCACTGTTGGAGAGAAAGAGAACTCAGATAACGGCGCAGAGGGTGAAGAAAAGGCGGATGAAACGGCGGTACAGTCTGGTTAGCCTGCTACATATGCCTTTCATCCTGGGCCCAGTATACTGTAGAATTAACTAAAACGAGTTCTGGATTCTGCCCCCATTTTCGCATTCTGAATTGGGTTCTGCGGAAGCTTTGTGCCGGTCTCTGTAGCTATGTTGGAGGAGCAGTGCTGTAGTCTAGATTCTAAAGACGAGTGCTCTTACGCTGTTTCGTGGTTTGTGAATATACAGTTGGTCGTGTCATGTGTCACGGTGGCCCAGGTTGCGACAATCTCTCAGTTTAACTTGGTAACAACCTCTCAGTTCCGTTTGTAAACTCTCCTTGCGGCTAAACTTGTACTACCAGCTCTTTCTTGACAAGATTTCTACGGAACGCGACAAGGAAACTGGCTCCGTTTGTTTacttagggtgtttggatacgaggtgctaaactttagtagggtcacatcggatgttcggatgctaattaggaagactaaacatgagctaattacaaaactaattgcacagatggagtctaattcgtgagatgaatctattaaggttaattaatctatcgttagcaaatggttactgtagcaccacattgtcaaatcatgaactaattaggcttaatagattcgtctcgcgaattagactccatctgtacaattagttttgtaattagactatatttaatactcctaattagtatcaaatatccgatgtgacatgtgctaaaatttagtagtgggtattcaaacacccccggagttcctaaaattcctgtcgcatcaaatgtttagatactaatttgaagtattaaacatagactaattataaaatcaattgcacagatggaggttaatttacGAGaagaatttattaagcctaattagtccatgatttgacaatgtggtgctacaataaacatgtgctaatgatagattaattaggcttaatagattcgtctcaggaattagcctccatctgcgtaattagttttataattagttcatgtttagtccttctaattagcttTCGAttttcaaatattcgatgtgacatgaattttaatccggactaaagataCAAACACCCTAAAATTGAACATGTCCCGGCCTCCGTAATATGACAGCTTCTCAGTCTCTCACCGAATAACCAAAGGATCGGCACGCTCCCTGGTCCTCGGTCTCAGTTTTTTCATTCACAGCTCGTTTCTCTCTTCACCCAGCGGCCAGCACTTTGCAGCATGTCCCGATTGTCTTGACTGAAACGGTTTGAAACtcaaatataaacccatgatgCACAGCATAGAATTTTGTCAAAAATTCATTCCACAGTTCAGGAGGCCCCCAATTGGTTTTTTTTTCGGTCTGCCACGTCCATTTCCGCCGGGCCCACATCAGTCCCTATCGCTTTTGGTTGCCTCGAAAGAAGCGGCACCTGGAATCGGGAACGCTTGAGAAATCGAAGATgtgggggaaggggaagaagcgcttcggcggcgggggcgggagcgagccggcggccaagcgccaggcCGCCGGGGACGAGGGGCCCTCTGAATCCGCCGAAGACGGCACCGTAGTGGCCGAGGTACGGGGTCCCGTGCTCCGTTACCATCCAAATCCCTGTTGCGAAAGCGAAACCCTAGAACCCTAACTCGGTGGATCCCTTTTCGGGTGGGTTCTCGCAGATATCGAAGAATAAGAAGGTGTCGGTGAGGAGCTGGAAGGGCAAGGTCTACGTCGACATGCGCGAGTTCTACACCAAGGACGGCAAGACCCTCCCCACCAAGAAAGGTACCACCAGCGCCTTCTTCGCCCCTTCATTACTAATCTGTTATTCCTGTGGATTGTATTTCCTACCTGCGCCTGGCATCTGAGTAGAGCGCTCCATGCGTCTTGCACGATTGGTGGCTTAGATGGATTTGTTTTAGGGCTAGACAAAGGACGCTGGTGGTTTTATTGTAGAAATCAATAAAATGGGATGGATGGCTTTGTTAACTTCCCCTCCCACGCTCGCGTACCATTTTGGTTTTAATAGATTGATGCCATTTCTTTGAACCACCATGTAAATGAATCTTTAAACACATGTAATTCTTGCATTCGCCTAGTTAGTGTACTATGTTGATCTTGTGAGAGGCATTCAAACTACATTACCAGGTCTATTTATCATGTTAACTAAGATGAGTTTCTGAACTAAGGACCTGCCATTAGTTAGATGAACCGCTCAGAGTAACTACTTATTCCAAGTCCACTGACCTTTTTCATAGAATGATGGTATTGTCTTGAAACTGTTAATGGATCTGAACATGTATGCTTGTTGCTCCTCATGATGCTGCCCATTCTAGTTTGAGTTTGTTGCTACAAATGTTCCTATATCTCTTATAGTAATCTCAATGAGTTACTTAATGCTGCAAACTCAAGCAAGTTACCTAACAAATTATAGAATGATCATGACATCTGTGAGGGAAAAAAACTGTAGTAGTGAACTTATCAAGGTAGGATGTACCCCTTATCATCCTCACAAACATTTTCTGCTGCTATCATATAATTATGTGATGGTAAGCCCTTGCATGTATCACTTGAAATTGAGACAATGTACTTTTTAGGGAAGTGATGAAGCAGCGATTTTTATCACACATATGCATGCCTTTGTTGATAGTCATGAAAAGTCCTGCTGTCAAATATTCTGTTTATGGAGCAGTGTTTATTTGCAAATTATTACCTTTTGAGCTGACATATACTCTGTCCCAAAAGAGTGTCATTCCAGCCTTATCCTACACCAAactatcttaagtttgaccaaaatttacAGAGAAGAATACCAGCATTTATGACACCAAATAGGTATACTACTAAATATATTCACGATGAATCATATGCTTATTTGGTATAATGAGTATTGAAATTTGAGTAAACTTGGTCGAATTTAAGATAGTAATAGAGGGTTTGCTATTTTAATCTCACATAGAAAGTCTTTTAACTGTATAGTAAGATTAGAGACGGCTGGTTGTCCTCTGGATGCATTCTGTTAGAATAGGACCATCCACATAAGGGACTGCATTTTATTTCCCATTCAAAATTTATGTCATCTGCAATCTTTGCTCAAGTTGATGCATAATTTCTATGCTTAGTAAtactatttcctttttttcattcaGGTATATCACTCCAATTGGATCAGGTGAGTCGCATTTCAACTCTTTACATCTGCTAAGATCTTTAGAACTTATGTACAAACATTGAGCTTGCTTTCATGGAAATCTACAATTTTATATATTTGCAATTAGCATGCCGTGCTTAGAAGTCAGAATATCAAATAGCCCCTTGAAAGTTTATTTAACAAGCATTGTTGTTCTTTTATGAATATATATGAAAGTATCCTCTGATTAGCTATGCAATCCTGAAAATATTATTTTAGGGGCCTTCAATGAAATATTTCTTTTAGTCTGAATAATCTTAATGGCATTGTCCATTTGTTAGGTATCTGTTCAGTGAGCATAATTGCGAGTAGATTTCCTGATAACTTTGCAGCCATGTGCTAATATCTTACCACTCAAATATGATATGATGTCACTAATATTTGCTATTGGGCTATTGGCAAAGTGCAATCATTCATACCATATGCTAACAAAGCACTTTGATCTTTTCTCCCTATCAAATTTTCGGTTTAGTAAGTGggttccttttgttttttttccatctgCAGTGGAAAATATTGAGGGACAACATCAAAGCCATAGATGAGGCCATCAAGGAGAACGCATGACGGCAGCGGTCGAACTGATCAAAGGGGCAAGCTTTTGGCTGATGTATTCTTGTAGGTCCTAGGCTGGTTTTTGTTGCCCCTGTGCTGCAGGCTGCTGCAGGCCTAATGTTGCGCGCGCGCTTGATCACGGGTTGTTAATTAGGTGGCCACATGGCAGAATGGTTTGGTTTTCTGCCCCCTGTGTGCTCTGTAGTCTGCACTTTGGACATCCAGATGATGTAATGTCATGTCTCCTTACGTGTGATTGGCTCCCCACCTGTTTATGGGCTCGGTCCCTCGGGATCATCCGAGCCATGTGTTTCTTCTTCAATTCTTCTGCAATCTGCAGCACAGCCATTCGACGAGCAAAGATGACATGACACATGATGCATATGCACACAGCAAGCTGAATACGAGTTGCAGATAAATCCATCGATGGTAAgggtttccaccctcctaaagttttacGAGTTGCAGATAAATCCATCGATGGTAAGGGTTTCCACCCTCTAAAGTTTTAGCTCTAAAAGTTTTTAGGCAGTTTTTAGGCACCTCCTaaaagtatgtttggttccacctcctaaaagtgactaaaggcaATTAATGAAGTGGTAAAATACCCAAGATGCCCTTCCCCATGCCCCTGCTGTTGGCGCTAATCTTCGGTGTACTCCggccccgcaccgcccctccgccggcacttggcccgcccgccgccggccttgcaCTGCCCTTTCGCCGGCGCTAGGCTCGTCCGTTGCCGGCCCTGCACCGCCCCTCCACCGGCCCCAcaccgcccctccgccggcgcttGGTCCGCCTGccgacgccgccccctcccctcctctcgctGGCGCCACCCCCTCCCTTTGAATCCCGACCGccacgcccctcccctcctcttcttccccagcaccgccgcccccctcccgtTCCTCCCTCGCCCGgatccgacggcggcgggggtgggggtgccgtgcggcggcgacgagcggcgggagGATGCCACCAGCGGGGGCCAAGCGGGGAGGACGCCGGTGGCGGGCGGAATGGCGGGGGCTAggcgggagggagggtgagagagagaggggggcaataaatgagggtaATGGGGTCCAGGATGGGTTTTaggaggttttaggagggggtggagctcctaaagaaattgAAGCCTCCTAAAAATTTTTAGTCACGTTTAGTTATAGTGTTTTGgctctttagtcactttttaggagctaaaattttagaagggtggaaacaaacagaccctaaatCGATCTGTCATCATCGACGGCAGGCATTTGATTGTTTTTCATCACAAAAACGGATGGACGGTGGGCAAGGAAGAGGACGTGCTGCTCACCTTGCCCGTGGTGGGctcggctgccggcggcggccctggaacgGTTATGGCCTTATGGGCAGCAGCCGTCGCGTCGGGGAGTTGGGGCGGTGGACGGCGAGCTACCCGCGACCACGAGCGAGATCTAGCcgagcggcggggcgggtgTTTGTTTGGCGGCTGATGCTCCGTCCGTCTTACTAGTACACATGTATAAATGCTCTTCCGTATTAATTTCTACGCCCGCAAATTGTtttggaaaaaggaaacaaatatccGATGTATATATGTTGTATGTATACGGATTTATCCTACACTTTGAACGATGTAAATGTGTAATTACAGTTTGTTTCACAGGGTTACAAAACTTCTGTGCTTCTTCGTTCTGGACCATTGGCGCGTTCTGAAGATCACAACCACTGTGATCCCCCAAGCAATCCGCTGTTGGCGAAATCAGGCCTGAGTTGTCTGTGtgcttcctttccttccaacACGCTGTTCTACATGATGTGTTGCCAAGACCTCCCCGTAATCTCGGGTCGAAAAATGTTATACAGCTAGCAAACCTCCTACGCTTTGATTCCTTCCTTGTCTCCGCGATGTACCTCTCCATGTTGCTCTTCTCCCGAAGGCGTCTCGTCACGAGGTCATCTTTCCTAGGTTCATCTGAAACACACAGTATAACAGACACAGGCTACCATCATTCCATGAATGCAAACAAATAACGCTACGAAGAGTATGCAGCCTAGTCACACTGGCAAGTGCCCCAGGCCCTAAAATAAAGTTCCTAGCCAGTTAAGTAGTTGGGCATAATTATATGGCGAGTATTTTGCTGTTAGGACTACATTATTCCCTACACCAAGGAAGTTCTCCAAGCCTTTTGCCAAACAGCAAAATGAACATGCCAAACATGTACCTTAGCAGTGACCAAAATCCAGCAGTGGGCAAGGCTTGATTTGTAGCCCTTAAACTTACAATGTAAGATAAGCGAAACATCGTTTACGGCCAGCATTTAACTAGTTGGTATAACAAAGACTGTACTGCTCTAGATTTACTACAGCAAAATGCACTGGAGGAGGAAGTGGCAAGCACAGTTAGGACCTTCTCAACAGTAGATTATATCTTTATTTGTTAGCATTTGTAATTCAAGTTATACCATGGTATTGTTAAGCAAGCTACCTATTAATACAGGTTAAGCATCATTATTTTAGCTTGAGCAATAACAAAGCCCTATCCCTCGCCCTCTCCCTCTCGTTGTGCCATTAGAATATACTCCCcttggccacggccgccgcATCCGCCGAGCCGTCGGGAGCCCCATCCGCCAAGCCACCCTTGTCACCTTCCAtatgcgccgccgcccgccacccaccGATTCGTCCTGGCGCTGCCGATTCATCGTCTAGGGTTTGAGGGACGGGTGAGAGCCGTGAGACCGAGCGTCAGCCAGAGAAGCGTATAATGGAGGGGATGAATCGTGAGCGGGGATCGATTTGTCTGAGCTAGGGGCAATTTTGTCCATCGACAAAATAACTGACAGGGTCTCAAGGGGCGTCTCACGGCACTGGCTAATGGAATGGACGGCAGTGTCACATTAGGGATGAAAGTTAAAgtgagtgtcaaataaggagGAAGAAATTTCCAAGGCCACGAAAGGAACAGGTCATTTTCttggtgtcaaatagggaattatcTCTGAGAATTAATGGGGCCAATTTGATCACATTTGCTACCTCATTGCTCTTTGAGCCAAAGGCGGTGCAGTTAGTTGCAATACTATCAAATTTACGGAGAACATTGCTGCACAAACTTTTTATGGATAAAAAATCTAACCGTTTTATGTCCATAGTATGTCCTATAGTAC
Proteins encoded in this window:
- the LOC117841392 gene encoding RNA polymerase II transcriptional coactivator KIWI, encoding MWGKGKKRFGGGGGSEPAAKRQAAGDEGPSESAEDGTVVAEISKNKKVSVRSWKGKVYVDMREFYTKDGKTLPTKKGISLQLDQWKILRDNIKAIDEAIKENA